The following proteins come from a genomic window of Salvia hispanica cultivar TCC Black 2014 chromosome 4, UniMelb_Shisp_WGS_1.0, whole genome shotgun sequence:
- the LOC125224295 gene encoding heavy metal-associated isoprenylated plant protein 39-like isoform X1: MKKFVLNLDLQNDKDQQRRALKTISTLSGIDEISIDLKGKKLTVIGTVDPVSVVSKLRKKSWPAQIISVGPAKEPEKKEEPKKEEPKKEEAKKEEEPKKEEAKKEEEPKKEEAKKEEAKEGEKKEEPKKEEEKKPEPTPEMMHHQMMQVMGTGLPYRPYRPYYPPVPTYYPVHHSMEENPNACIIS; encoded by the exons ATGAAG aaatttgtgttgaatttgGATTTGCAAAATGACAAAGATCAGCAAAGAAGGGCTTTGAAGACGATCTCAACTCTTTCTG GAATCGATGAAATTTCCATTGACCTGAAGGGGAAGAAGCTAACCGTGATTGGAACGGTCGACCCTGTATCCGTGGTAAGCAAACTTCGCAAAAAGAGCTGGCCGGCCCAGATAATCTCGGTGGGGCCAGCCAAAGAGCCGGAGAAGAAGGAGGAGCCTAAGAAGGAGGAACCCAAGAAGGAGGAGGCGAAGAAGGAAGAGGAGCCGAAGAAGGAGGAGGCGAAGAAGGAAGAGGAGCCGAAGAAAGAAGAGGCGAAGAAGGAGGAGGCTAAGGAaggagaaaagaaagaagagcctaaaaaggaggaggagaagaagccGGAGCCGACTCCGGAAATGATGCATCATCAAATGATGCAGGTGATGGGCACGGGATTGCCGTATAGGCCTTACCGGCCCTACTATCCTCCTGTGCCCACATACTACCCTGTGCACCACAGCATGGAAGAGAACCCGAACGCGTGCATTATAAGCTAA
- the LOC125224294 gene encoding protein REVEILLE 3-like isoform X3: MVSVHPNPQTGQGFTHFYNFHLGGDPAKAADNNTTSYWSAAAAVDEPGKKVRKPYTITKSRENWTEMEHEKFLEALHLFDRDWKKIGAFVGSKTVIQIRSHAQKHFLKVQKNGASEHVPPPRPKRKAAHPYPHKAPKKVASQPSEPLSSGPLLDPKYAVGLQSVSVPTNMINSKSLYHCTPPVPTGCSSPISSDDFALPGGAMNWSSSSNDVTPGRWASSETNSHVNEKVVGNRAALPDFAQVYRFIGRLFDSSARDHLTELKKMDPINIETVLMLMNNLSANLISPEFENHLFFVAEEVAVNVQC; the protein is encoded by the exons ATGGTTTCTGTGCACCCGAATCCCCAAACGGGTCAGGGTTTTACCCATTTCTACAATTTCCATTTGGGCGGGGATCCGGCCAAGGCAGCAGACAATAACACGACGTCGTACTGgagcgccgccgccgccgtggaTGAGCCCGGAAAGAAGGTCCGAAAGCCTTACACGATCACCAAGTCGAGAGAGAACTGGACTGAGATGGAGCACGAGAAGTTTCTAGAAGCTCTTCATTT ATTTGATCGTGACTGGAAGAAAATTGGGGCTTTTGTTGGCTCAAAGACAGTAATCCAG ATTCGCAGCCATGCTCAGAAACATTTTTTGAAAGTTCAAAAGAATGGTGCGAGCGAACATGTTCCTCCCCCACGGCCAAAGAGGAAAGCAGCTCACCCTTATCCACATAAAGCCCCCAAAAAAG TTGCCTCCCAACCCTCAGAACCGTTGTCTTCAGGTCCTCTTCTCGACCCCAAATATGCTGTGGGGCTGCAATCAGTGTCAGTGCCCACAAATATGATTAACAGCAAGTCTTTGTATCATTGCACTCCCCCAGTACCAACGGGCTGTTCATCTCCTATATCAAGTG ATGATTTTGCGCTGCCTGGTGGTGCCATGAACTGGAGTAGTAGCAGTAATGACGTTACTCCTGGCAGATGGGCGTCTAGTGAGACGAATAGCCACGTAAATGAGAAAGTGGTAGGAAACAGAG CAGCTCTACCAGATTTTGCTCAGGTTTATCGCTTTATTGGCCGTCTATTTGACTCTAGTGCCAGAGATCACTTGACAGAGCTAAAAAAGATGGATCCCATAAATATCGAGACG GTGCTGATGTTGATGAACAATCTCTCAGCCAACTTGATCAGCCCTGAATTTGAGAATCAT TTGTTCTTTGTTGCAGAGGAAGTTGCTGTCAATGTACAATGTTGA
- the LOC125224294 gene encoding protein REVEILLE 3-like isoform X2 codes for MVSVHPNPQTGQGFTHFYNFHLGGDPAKAADNNTTSYWSAAAAVDEPGKKVRKPYTITKSRENWTEMEHEKFLEALHLFDRDWKKIGAFVGSKTVIQIRSHAQKHFLKVQKNGASEHVPPPRPKRKAAHPYPHKAPKKVASQPSEPLSSGPLLDPKYAVGLQSVSVPTNMINSKSLYHCTPPVPTGCSSPISSDDFALPGGAMNWSSSSNDVTPGRWASSETNSHVNEKVVGNRALPDFAQVYRFIGRLFDSSARDHLTELKKMDPINIETVLMLMNNLSANLISPEFENHRKLLSMYNVDVENDQTSSETSW; via the exons ATGGTTTCTGTGCACCCGAATCCCCAAACGGGTCAGGGTTTTACCCATTTCTACAATTTCCATTTGGGCGGGGATCCGGCCAAGGCAGCAGACAATAACACGACGTCGTACTGgagcgccgccgccgccgtggaTGAGCCCGGAAAGAAGGTCCGAAAGCCTTACACGATCACCAAGTCGAGAGAGAACTGGACTGAGATGGAGCACGAGAAGTTTCTAGAAGCTCTTCATTT ATTTGATCGTGACTGGAAGAAAATTGGGGCTTTTGTTGGCTCAAAGACAGTAATCCAG ATTCGCAGCCATGCTCAGAAACATTTTTTGAAAGTTCAAAAGAATGGTGCGAGCGAACATGTTCCTCCCCCACGGCCAAAGAGGAAAGCAGCTCACCCTTATCCACATAAAGCCCCCAAAAAAG TTGCCTCCCAACCCTCAGAACCGTTGTCTTCAGGTCCTCTTCTCGACCCCAAATATGCTGTGGGGCTGCAATCAGTGTCAGTGCCCACAAATATGATTAACAGCAAGTCTTTGTATCATTGCACTCCCCCAGTACCAACGGGCTGTTCATCTCCTATATCAAGTG ATGATTTTGCGCTGCCTGGTGGTGCCATGAACTGGAGTAGTAGCAGTAATGACGTTACTCCTGGCAGATGGGCGTCTAGTGAGACGAATAGCCACGTAAATGAGAAAGTGGTAGGAAACAGAG CTCTACCAGATTTTGCTCAGGTTTATCGCTTTATTGGCCGTCTATTTGACTCTAGTGCCAGAGATCACTTGACAGAGCTAAAAAAGATGGATCCCATAAATATCGAGACG GTGCTGATGTTGATGAACAATCTCTCAGCCAACTTGATCAGCCCTGAATTTGAGAATCAT AGGAAGTTGCTGTCAATGTACAATGTTGATGTCGAAAATGACCAGACGAGCAGTGAAACCTCTTGGTAG
- the LOC125224294 gene encoding protein REVEILLE 3-like isoform X1 — MVSVHPNPQTGQGFTHFYNFHLGGDPAKAADNNTTSYWSAAAAVDEPGKKVRKPYTITKSRENWTEMEHEKFLEALHLFDRDWKKIGAFVGSKTVIQIRSHAQKHFLKVQKNGASEHVPPPRPKRKAAHPYPHKAPKKVASQPSEPLSSGPLLDPKYAVGLQSVSVPTNMINSKSLYHCTPPVPTGCSSPISSDDFALPGGAMNWSSSSNDVTPGRWASSETNSHVNEKVVGNRAALPDFAQVYRFIGRLFDSSARDHLTELKKMDPINIETVLMLMNNLSANLISPEFENHRKLLSMYNVDVENDQTSSETSW; from the exons ATGGTTTCTGTGCACCCGAATCCCCAAACGGGTCAGGGTTTTACCCATTTCTACAATTTCCATTTGGGCGGGGATCCGGCCAAGGCAGCAGACAATAACACGACGTCGTACTGgagcgccgccgccgccgtggaTGAGCCCGGAAAGAAGGTCCGAAAGCCTTACACGATCACCAAGTCGAGAGAGAACTGGACTGAGATGGAGCACGAGAAGTTTCTAGAAGCTCTTCATTT ATTTGATCGTGACTGGAAGAAAATTGGGGCTTTTGTTGGCTCAAAGACAGTAATCCAG ATTCGCAGCCATGCTCAGAAACATTTTTTGAAAGTTCAAAAGAATGGTGCGAGCGAACATGTTCCTCCCCCACGGCCAAAGAGGAAAGCAGCTCACCCTTATCCACATAAAGCCCCCAAAAAAG TTGCCTCCCAACCCTCAGAACCGTTGTCTTCAGGTCCTCTTCTCGACCCCAAATATGCTGTGGGGCTGCAATCAGTGTCAGTGCCCACAAATATGATTAACAGCAAGTCTTTGTATCATTGCACTCCCCCAGTACCAACGGGCTGTTCATCTCCTATATCAAGTG ATGATTTTGCGCTGCCTGGTGGTGCCATGAACTGGAGTAGTAGCAGTAATGACGTTACTCCTGGCAGATGGGCGTCTAGTGAGACGAATAGCCACGTAAATGAGAAAGTGGTAGGAAACAGAG CAGCTCTACCAGATTTTGCTCAGGTTTATCGCTTTATTGGCCGTCTATTTGACTCTAGTGCCAGAGATCACTTGACAGAGCTAAAAAAGATGGATCCCATAAATATCGAGACG GTGCTGATGTTGATGAACAATCTCTCAGCCAACTTGATCAGCCCTGAATTTGAGAATCAT AGGAAGTTGCTGTCAATGTACAATGTTGATGTCGAAAATGACCAGACGAGCAGTGAAACCTCTTGGTAG
- the LOC125224294 gene encoding protein REVEILLE 3-like isoform X4 — MVSVHPNPQTGQGFTHFYNFHLGGDPAKAADNNTTSYWSAAAAVDEPGKKVRKPYTITKSRENWTEMEHEKFLEALHLFDRDWKKIGAFVGSKTVIQIRSHAQKHFLKVQKNGASEHVPPPRPKRKAAHPYPHKAPKKVASQPSEPLSSGPLLDPKYAVGLQSVSVPTNMINSKSLYHCTPPVPTGCSSPISSDDFALPGGAMNWSSSSNDVTPGRWASSETNSHVNEKVVGNRAALPDFAQVYRFIGRLFDSSARDHLTELKKMDPINIETVLMLMNNLSANLISPEFENHHHLKD; from the exons ATGGTTTCTGTGCACCCGAATCCCCAAACGGGTCAGGGTTTTACCCATTTCTACAATTTCCATTTGGGCGGGGATCCGGCCAAGGCAGCAGACAATAACACGACGTCGTACTGgagcgccgccgccgccgtggaTGAGCCCGGAAAGAAGGTCCGAAAGCCTTACACGATCACCAAGTCGAGAGAGAACTGGACTGAGATGGAGCACGAGAAGTTTCTAGAAGCTCTTCATTT ATTTGATCGTGACTGGAAGAAAATTGGGGCTTTTGTTGGCTCAAAGACAGTAATCCAG ATTCGCAGCCATGCTCAGAAACATTTTTTGAAAGTTCAAAAGAATGGTGCGAGCGAACATGTTCCTCCCCCACGGCCAAAGAGGAAAGCAGCTCACCCTTATCCACATAAAGCCCCCAAAAAAG TTGCCTCCCAACCCTCAGAACCGTTGTCTTCAGGTCCTCTTCTCGACCCCAAATATGCTGTGGGGCTGCAATCAGTGTCAGTGCCCACAAATATGATTAACAGCAAGTCTTTGTATCATTGCACTCCCCCAGTACCAACGGGCTGTTCATCTCCTATATCAAGTG ATGATTTTGCGCTGCCTGGTGGTGCCATGAACTGGAGTAGTAGCAGTAATGACGTTACTCCTGGCAGATGGGCGTCTAGTGAGACGAATAGCCACGTAAATGAGAAAGTGGTAGGAAACAGAG CAGCTCTACCAGATTTTGCTCAGGTTTATCGCTTTATTGGCCGTCTATTTGACTCTAGTGCCAGAGATCACTTGACAGAGCTAAAAAAGATGGATCCCATAAATATCGAGACG GTGCTGATGTTGATGAACAATCTCTCAGCCAACTTGATCAGCCCTGAATTTGAGAATCAT CATCATCTGAAGGATTGA
- the LOC125224296 gene encoding uncharacterized protein LOC125224296 — MSGAEESKEQTEVIMEDGEKAMPSPQQEEESVKKKYGGLMPKKQPLISKDHERAYFDSADWALGKQGGQKPKGPLEALRPKLQPTHQQSGYRKSPCAPSEGEDGSTAQGEDATHNE; from the exons ATGTCAGGCGCAGAGGAAAGCAAAGAGCAAACAGAAGTTATTATGGAGGATGGTGAGAAGGCCATGCCATCACCACAGCAGGAA GAGGAATctgtaaagaaaaaatatggtgGGTTAATGCCAAAGAAGCAACCATTGATTTCTAAG GATCACGAACGTGCCTACTTTGACTCTGCTGATTGGGCTTTGGGAAAG CAAGGTGGACAGAAGCCTAAAGGACCACTGGAGGCTCTCCGGCCTAAGCTACAG CCAACTCACCAGCAATCAGGCTACCGCAAATCTCCTTGTGCACCATCAGAAGGTGAAG ATGGAAGCACTGCCCAAGGGGAAGATGCGACTCACAATGAATAA
- the LOC125224295 gene encoding heavy metal-associated isoprenylated plant protein 39-like isoform X2, with protein MKFVLNLDLQNDKDQQRRALKTISTLSGIDEISIDLKGKKLTVIGTVDPVSVVSKLRKKSWPAQIISVGPAKEPEKKEEPKKEEPKKEEAKKEEEPKKEEAKKEEEPKKEEAKKEEAKEGEKKEEPKKEEEKKPEPTPEMMHHQMMQVMGTGLPYRPYRPYYPPVPTYYPVHHSMEENPNACIIS; from the exons ATG aaatttgtgttgaatttgGATTTGCAAAATGACAAAGATCAGCAAAGAAGGGCTTTGAAGACGATCTCAACTCTTTCTG GAATCGATGAAATTTCCATTGACCTGAAGGGGAAGAAGCTAACCGTGATTGGAACGGTCGACCCTGTATCCGTGGTAAGCAAACTTCGCAAAAAGAGCTGGCCGGCCCAGATAATCTCGGTGGGGCCAGCCAAAGAGCCGGAGAAGAAGGAGGAGCCTAAGAAGGAGGAACCCAAGAAGGAGGAGGCGAAGAAGGAAGAGGAGCCGAAGAAGGAGGAGGCGAAGAAGGAAGAGGAGCCGAAGAAAGAAGAGGCGAAGAAGGAGGAGGCTAAGGAaggagaaaagaaagaagagcctaaaaaggaggaggagaagaagccGGAGCCGACTCCGGAAATGATGCATCATCAAATGATGCAGGTGATGGGCACGGGATTGCCGTATAGGCCTTACCGGCCCTACTATCCTCCTGTGCCCACATACTACCCTGTGCACCACAGCATGGAAGAGAACCCGAACGCGTGCATTATAAGCTAA